A stretch of the Sulfurospirillum sp. UCH001 genome encodes the following:
- the ybaL gene encoding YbaL family putative K(+) efflux transporter produces MDHSVSLISTIAFGFGLALIFGFIATKLKIPALVGYLFAGILIGPTTPGFVADMTIAAQLSEIGVMLLMFGVGLHFSLEDLLSVRRIAIPGAVIQMSVATLLGMGMAIWWGYSFGAALIFGVSLSCASTVVLLKALEAKNILESMNGRIAVGWLVMEDLATVLVLVLLPPLANLLGGNAPASHDQSSLFMTVGQTLLQVIAFIVIMLFVGKRVIPWCIWQVSRTGSRELFTLSVIAVAVSIAYGASELFGVSFALGAFFAGMVLRESEFSHRAAEKSLPLRDAFAVLFFVAVGMLFQPQILITKPLEVLCVVAIIILGKSLAAALLVLALRYPLHTALTVAASLAQIGEFSFILASLGMTLGLLPQEGYSLILAGAIISITLNPFIFNTLTPISRWILKHSAYARHLDARKDPSTKLPENDEPSLPKGHVVLVGYGRVGKRISEALKKQNLPYMIVEQNRTLVESLRHQGFNAISGDATDADILHNAHIHEAAMLIIATPDAINVRKIAEVSRSLNPTIELILRTHSEDEASLLQSDNIGTVFFGEEELAKGMTNHVLLRFIPQH; encoded by the coding sequence ATGGACCATAGCGTATCCTTAATCAGCACCATTGCTTTTGGCTTTGGATTGGCGCTTATCTTTGGCTTCATTGCCACCAAGCTGAAAATCCCAGCCTTGGTTGGTTACTTATTTGCTGGTATTCTTATAGGACCTACTACACCCGGTTTCGTTGCGGACATGACAATTGCTGCGCAACTTTCTGAAATTGGCGTTATGCTCTTAATGTTCGGAGTTGGGCTCCACTTTTCACTAGAAGACCTTTTATCGGTAAGGCGTATCGCCATCCCTGGTGCAGTGATTCAAATGAGTGTTGCGACACTGCTTGGCATGGGTATGGCCATATGGTGGGGATACAGTTTTGGTGCTGCACTCATCTTTGGCGTTTCACTTTCGTGTGCAAGTACCGTGGTATTACTCAAAGCATTAGAAGCTAAAAATATTTTAGAGTCCATGAATGGACGCATCGCTGTTGGTTGGTTAGTTATGGAAGACCTTGCAACCGTACTTGTACTGGTACTTTTACCGCCACTAGCAAATCTTTTAGGCGGAAATGCACCTGCTTCACACGACCAATCTTCCCTTTTCATGACTGTCGGTCAGACACTACTGCAAGTCATAGCGTTTATTGTCATTATGCTTTTTGTAGGTAAAAGAGTTATTCCATGGTGTATTTGGCAAGTGTCTCGCACAGGCTCAAGAGAACTTTTCACACTATCAGTCATTGCTGTTGCTGTAAGCATTGCTTATGGAGCATCTGAGCTTTTTGGTGTTTCATTTGCATTAGGCGCATTTTTTGCAGGTATGGTTTTACGTGAGTCGGAATTCAGTCACAGAGCCGCAGAAAAATCACTTCCATTGCGTGATGCATTTGCTGTTTTATTCTTTGTGGCAGTAGGCATGCTTTTTCAACCCCAAATTTTAATAACTAAGCCTTTAGAAGTCTTATGTGTTGTAGCTATTATTATCCTTGGTAAATCGCTTGCAGCCGCTCTTTTGGTTTTAGCTTTGAGATACCCTTTGCATACAGCACTCACCGTTGCAGCGAGCCTTGCACAAATCGGGGAATTTTCCTTCATTCTAGCCAGTCTTGGTATGACTCTTGGGCTTTTACCACAAGAAGGGTATAGTTTGATCTTAGCGGGTGCCATTATTTCAATTACACTCAACCCTTTTATCTTTAACACATTAACACCCATTAGTCGTTGGATACTTAAGCATTCAGCTTATGCTCGTCATTTGGATGCAAGAAAAGACCCTTCGACAAAACTTCCAGAAAATGATGAACCTTCTCTACCTAAAGGGCATGTTGTTCTTGTAGGCTATGGACGCGTTGGTAAACGCATCTCAGAAGCACTTAAAAAGCAAAATTTGCCTTATATGATTGTAGAACAAAACCGAACACTTGTAGAGTCATTACGCCATCAAGGCTTTAACGCCATTTCAGGTGATGCAACAGATGCAGACATTCTTCACAATGCACACATCCATGAAGCGGCTATGTTGATTATCGCAACGCCTGATGCGATCAATGTACGTAAAATTGCAGAAGTTTCACGCTCACTCAATCCCACCATTGAGCTTATTCTTCGTACGCATAGTGAAGATGAAGCTTCTTTGCTCCAGTCTGATAACATTGGCACTGTCTTTTTTGGAGAAGAAGAGCTTGCCAAAGGTATGACAAATCACGTTTTGTTGCGTTTCATACCTCAGCATTAA
- a CDS encoding HAD family phosphatase, translating into MFQDKKVIIFDMDGTLIDSVGIWNVVDRELITRLGGEALDEMSIQQKRDELLRSFSHTQDAYLEYCDFLAHTYNAPFSKEEIRSMRYAIAQHYLKNVIDFKPDAHTLLHYLKERGYQLVIASTTSQNNLNIYIHENNAMRQKVNFEKIFSLILGREMVSKIKPHPEVHHFIMQKLDVTPQECLVIEDSLVGLEAARNAGIDVIAMFDTYAKHEEAELKKRSIGYFEDFRTLLLHVQKEHGTTI; encoded by the coding sequence ATGTTTCAAGATAAAAAAGTCATCATCTTCGATATGGACGGCACACTCATCGACTCTGTGGGCATTTGGAACGTTGTCGATAGAGAGCTTATAACGCGTCTTGGTGGAGAAGCTTTAGATGAAATGAGTATACAACAAAAACGCGATGAGCTATTACGCTCATTTAGCCACACCCAAGATGCCTACTTAGAATACTGCGACTTTTTAGCACACACGTATAATGCACCTTTTTCTAAAGAAGAGATCCGCTCCATGCGCTACGCTATTGCTCAGCATTACCTCAAAAATGTCATCGACTTCAAACCAGATGCGCACACGCTGTTGCACTACCTCAAAGAGCGAGGCTATCAGCTTGTCATCGCAAGCACCACCAGTCAAAACAATCTCAACATCTACATCCATGAAAATAACGCCATGCGCCAAAAAGTGAATTTTGAAAAGATATTTTCGCTCATTTTAGGACGAGAAATGGTGAGTAAGATAAAACCCCATCCTGAAGTACACCATTTCATCATGCAAAAGCTTGATGTCACACCACAGGAGTGCTTAGTCATTGAAGACTCTTTAGTAGGGCTTGAAGCCGCACGAAATGCAGGCATCGATGTTATCGCTATGTTTGATACATATGCCAAACATGAAGAAGCAGAGCTAAAAAAACGATCCATTGGGTATTTTGAAGATTTTAGAACACTGCTTTTGCACGTACAAAAAGAGCATGGAACAACCATTTAG
- a CDS encoding isoprenylcysteine carboxylmethyltransferase family protein encodes MRKHLKTRSKSNSYLLVIQQFVFIALLLLLHGIQMPNTFALLLFFLGALFGLYTIRHNKPGNFNITPEIKKDALLITTGAYQYIRHPMYFSVLVMMLGVVLSKPSILSFFVYALLVVTLSLKAKKEEMLWIKRSNEYKNYMQKTKRIIPFLL; translated from the coding sequence ATGCGAAAACACCTCAAGACAAGAAGTAAAAGTAACTCGTATCTTTTAGTCATTCAACAATTTGTCTTTATCGCACTTCTTTTGTTACTCCATGGCATACAGATGCCAAATACCTTTGCGCTGCTTCTCTTTTTTCTAGGAGCTCTTTTTGGACTGTATACAATACGTCATAACAAACCTGGCAACTTCAACATTACACCAGAGATCAAAAAAGACGCCTTGCTTATCACTACAGGAGCATACCAATACATCAGACATCCAATGTACTTTTCTGTTCTTGTGATGATGCTTGGTGTGGTACTTTCTAAACCTTCAATTTTAAGTTTTTTTGTTTATGCGCTTTTAGTTGTAACACTCTCCTTAAAAGCTAAAAAAGAGGAAATGTTATGGATAAAACGCTCAAATGAGTATAAAAACTATATGCAAAAAACAAAAAGAATCATCCCTTTCCTCTTATAA
- a CDS encoding DUF6172 family protein, whose translation MKKIFHLHEENKNSDRVVDAIKHEIRKYLKRERNKKLPEGAPFWIFDCKAGKNSQNAEEIPVQELIAAIDKAHAENWGECYIEIIAKPAKKSVTSQKSEEAE comes from the coding sequence TTGAAAAAAATATTTCATCTTCATGAAGAAAATAAAAACAGCGATAGAGTTGTTGATGCGATCAAACATGAAATCCGAAAATACCTTAAACGTGAGCGCAATAAAAAACTACCAGAAGGGGCTCCTTTTTGGATTTTTGATTGCAAAGCAGGAAAAAATAGCCAAAATGCAGAAGAAATTCCTGTACAAGAACTCATAGCTGCCATCGACAAAGCACACGCTGAGAATTGGGGCGAATGTTATATTGAGATTATCGCTAAACCTGCTAAAAAATCTGTAACTTCGCAAAAAAGCGAAGAGGCAGAGTAA
- a CDS encoding thioredoxin family protein produces MRWLSKVLMTVCLSVIALQASFLEEESARAIKEKKLILVNIVTENCPYCKQMDREIFSNATYRKQIEQKYVFVSIDLYDPSLPKDLRTKYTPANAILSPTRHSIIEGYTGYMDATSFMAILDDAYKAEFK; encoded by the coding sequence ATGCGTTGGTTATCTAAAGTTCTTATGACAGTATGTTTGAGTGTGATTGCACTACAAGCGAGCTTCTTAGAAGAAGAAAGTGCGAGAGCCATTAAAGAGAAAAAACTCATTCTTGTCAACATCGTAACAGAAAATTGTCCTTACTGTAAACAGATGGATAGAGAAATATTTAGTAACGCAACGTATAGAAAGCAGATTGAGCAAAAATATGTTTTTGTCTCCATCGATCTTTATGACCCATCTTTGCCTAAAGATTTACGCACCAAGTACACTCCAGCCAATGCTATTCTTTCACCAACACGCCATAGCATCATCGAAGGTTATACAGGATATATGGATGCAACATCCTTTATGGCAATATTAGACGATGCATATAAAGCAGAGTTTAAATAG
- a CDS encoding MBL fold metallo-hydrolase, which yields MTLTIHKGTNEIGGSCIELSTRNTTLLFDYGTPLNLESKKLHFTNKKVDAIIISHPHQDHFGEITTVETTIPIYCGKLSKELMNATKLFTGQGLLENKFYHFEAWKPFQIGDITITPYLVDHSAVDAYAFLVEYNGKKVIYSGDFRANGRKSKLFENMLKQKKLKDADLLLMEGTMLQRSNEEFPNEISVENKILETLKNTETITFMVGSSQNIDSLVSAYRACKKTGKIFVIDMYTAWILEKMSSVSTSIPTMDWKNVFVLKVYGGSYYEKIKKNRDYFGDFQYRLFSNIISIDNIKKEPSRYYVKISPWHIEKLLSKLDILSANIIYSQWLGYLKPEFSDAKTIKLYQKLQENHNWIYAHTSGHADLESLKKFSEALSPKALIPIHTEHKDAFCKHFENTVVLEDGMPFVI from the coding sequence ATGACACTAACGATCCACAAAGGAACAAATGAAATTGGTGGAAGTTGTATAGAGCTTTCAACTCGAAATACAACTCTCTTATTTGATTATGGAACACCACTAAATTTGGAGTCAAAAAAACTTCATTTTACAAATAAAAAGGTTGATGCCATTATTATCTCTCATCCTCATCAAGATCATTTTGGCGAAATTACAACGGTTGAAACAACGATTCCTATTTATTGTGGGAAGCTTTCAAAAGAGCTGATGAATGCAACGAAGCTTTTTACGGGACAAGGTTTACTGGAAAATAAGTTCTATCATTTTGAAGCATGGAAACCCTTTCAAATTGGAGATATAACCATAACTCCTTATTTGGTTGACCATAGTGCTGTCGATGCGTATGCTTTTTTAGTTGAATATAACGGTAAAAAAGTAATTTATAGTGGTGATTTTAGAGCTAATGGCAGAAAATCAAAACTCTTTGAAAACATGCTTAAACAAAAGAAGCTCAAAGATGCTGATCTTCTTTTGATGGAAGGAACGATGCTACAACGAAGCAACGAAGAGTTTCCCAATGAAATCAGTGTCGAAAACAAGATTCTTGAGACGCTAAAAAATACAGAAACCATTACGTTTATGGTAGGCTCTTCCCAAAACATTGACTCTCTCGTTTCTGCTTACAGGGCATGTAAAAAAACAGGAAAAATCTTTGTAATCGATATGTACACCGCATGGATACTTGAAAAAATGTCAAGTGTTTCAACATCTATTCCAACGATGGATTGGAAAAATGTTTTTGTATTGAAAGTGTATGGTGGAAGCTATTATGAGAAAATCAAAAAAAATCGTGACTACTTTGGGGATTTTCAATACAGACTTTTTAGTAATATAATTTCAATCGATAATATTAAAAAAGAGCCATCACGCTATTATGTAAAAATTTCTCCTTGGCATATTGAAAAACTTTTAAGCAAGCTTGATATTCTGAGTGCAAATATTATCTATTCTCAATGGCTTGGTTATTTAAAGCCTGAATTTAGCGATGCAAAAACGATCAAGCTATATCAAAAACTGCAAGAAAATCATAACTGGATTTATGCACATACCAGTGGACATGCTGATCTTGAAAGTTTAAAAAAGTTTTCAGAAGCATTAAGTCCAAAAGCTCTCATTCCTATTCATACAGAACATAAAGATGCGTTTTGTAAACATTTTGAAAATACCGTTGTCCTTGAAGACGGTATGCCATTTGTTATTTAA
- a CDS encoding YafY family protein — MPKVERPSNNSKWERINTIYELLKQSCDGMSIQDLSKQMDVSTKTIQRDLYEVLGEYGAVKQGRMWKLDNKKAEDNLNSNERIILGILDEMAKNAGSSFYGKAHSLLKQISQQLEHPIFANVESESLDESHIELFSLLEKAIKTKHTVSFTYKKHVFDVQPLKLAFFDSFWYLLALDINEENKFKKFYLKSINSLTIQDNTFAINTTLEERLKKANSIWFDLDKELFDVHLLIDKEVITYFERKPLKGQTIIGKDADGSVEIIVPITHEMEIVPLIFWYVPYIKVLEPQWIADIVKEKIHAYHQSIQ, encoded by the coding sequence ATGCCAAAAGTCGAACGGCCATCAAATAATTCAAAATGGGAACGTATCAACACTATTTACGAGCTTTTAAAACAATCATGCGATGGTATGAGTATTCAAGATCTCTCAAAACAAATGGATGTTAGTACAAAGACCATTCAGCGTGACTTGTATGAAGTTTTAGGTGAGTATGGGGCTGTTAAACAAGGACGAATGTGGAAGCTTGATAACAAAAAAGCCGAAGATAATCTTAATTCCAATGAGCGCATTATTCTCGGTATTTTAGATGAGATGGCAAAAAATGCTGGCAGTAGTTTTTATGGCAAGGCACATTCTCTGCTGAAACAAATCTCTCAACAATTAGAACATCCTATTTTTGCGAATGTCGAGAGTGAATCCTTGGATGAAAGCCATATAGAGCTTTTTTCTTTGCTGGAAAAAGCGATTAAAACAAAGCACACCGTTAGCTTTACCTACAAAAAACATGTTTTTGACGTTCAACCACTTAAATTAGCATTTTTTGACAGCTTTTGGTACCTCTTAGCACTTGATATCAATGAAGAGAATAAATTTAAAAAGTTTTATCTTAAATCCATTAATAGTCTCACAATCCAAGATAATACATTTGCGATCAATACAACGTTGGAAGAACGTTTAAAAAAGGCAAATTCCATTTGGTTTGATTTGGATAAAGAGCTTTTTGATGTGCATTTACTCATTGATAAAGAAGTAATAACCTATTTTGAGCGTAAACCACTGAAAGGACAAACAATTATAGGCAAAGATGCTGATGGTTCAGTAGAGATTATTGTACCTATCACGCATGAAATGGAAATCGTGCCTTTGATCTTTTGGTATGTCCCTTACATTAAAGTCTTAGAACCTCAATGGATTGCCGACATCGTGAAAGAAAAAATACACGCTTATCATCAAAGTATTCAATAA
- a CDS encoding Sir2 family NAD-dependent protein deacetylase, whose translation MQLEETINIAKQLIENAEAILITAGAGMGVDSGLPDFRGEEGFWRAYPLLKDKGLHFEDMATPKLFKTDPSLAWAFYGQRLNLYRATTPHKGFDALKELVHSKNNNYFIYTSNVDGHFQKAGFDEEKIVEVHGSIHHLQCLTPCSKKIWRANDTFVNVNLDTFRALNIPSCPYCGSIARPNILMFGDWSYWNEKRFNQQIARYRKWLKQNKTAHIVVIEIGAGTAIPTIRYESERVSKQFLNAYLIRINPYDSFIDKSVKRGLSIPLGGLDGIKK comes from the coding sequence GTGCAACTTGAAGAAACCATAAACATTGCAAAGCAACTGATTGAAAATGCCGAAGCGATTCTCATCACAGCAGGTGCTGGCATGGGTGTCGATAGTGGCTTACCCGATTTTAGGGGAGAGGAGGGCTTTTGGAGAGCTTATCCACTTCTAAAAGATAAAGGACTTCACTTTGAAGATATGGCTACGCCAAAACTTTTTAAGACAGATCCTTCTCTTGCTTGGGCTTTTTATGGTCAAAGGCTCAATTTATACCGTGCTACTACGCCTCATAAAGGCTTTGATGCTTTAAAAGAGCTTGTTCATTCAAAAAATAACAATTATTTCATCTATACTTCCAATGTTGATGGGCACTTTCAAAAAGCAGGATTTGATGAAGAGAAAATCGTTGAAGTTCATGGAAGTATCCATCATTTGCAGTGTTTAACTCCATGTTCAAAAAAGATATGGCGTGCAAACGATACGTTTGTTAACGTTAATTTAGACACATTTCGTGCTCTTAACATACCTTCATGTCCTTATTGTGGTTCTATCGCTCGGCCGAATATACTGATGTTTGGAGACTGGTCTTATTGGAACGAAAAACGTTTTAATCAACAAATCGCAAGATATCGTAAATGGCTTAAGCAAAATAAAACAGCCCATATCGTTGTAATAGAGATTGGCGCTGGAACTGCGATTCCAACCATACGTTATGAAAGTGAAAGAGTCTCGAAACAGTTTTTGAATGCATATTTAATTCGTATTAATCCATATGATAGTTTTATCGATAAAAGCGTCAAAAGAGGGCTCAGTATTCCCTTGGGTGGACTTGATGGAATAAAAAAATAG
- a CDS encoding histone deacetylase, which yields MHKNDNVTHETIAAIRNLNAYLMQIEKAIVEKAVVLDGALKEALRLKKEGSYDYELDVKIAFYNDSFDDPLWEKEDRLKNISDKTKYSHLNDGENHNEYETMLDHPFYGEFHCDLLRTLVTSNLDWDEILSISHVHWELIPRYQYCEEIVAFPKMNSLQKKALPIMYDLHTYNFYLPSVVEDAIRESNYPLDLRKFDRIAHNLSFEYRLDARHIEPLIDEELNAYHTRQYLLNVRSDKHTISSVLNLDVLKLVPAPMSNAYLIDPLRAMANGTIQASFLALEVGWAINLGGGFHHAHKNKGGGFCFFNDYALGTLQLRKANPSLKILYIDLDAHLGDGVIEFATHMDNFYIFDMYNTFQADLRTTKKSKDGRFTLIGIPLFTSDKEYLTLLKHSVAPLIDNIAPDFIFYNGGSDILKGDPLGKLAVSAEGLKQRDIMIFTEAKKRHIPIMMCLSGGYGVENYKAVSESLEAVIELMVDS from the coding sequence ATGCACAAAAACGATAATGTAACACATGAAACGATCGCCGCAATTCGAAATCTCAATGCTTATTTAATGCAGATTGAAAAAGCGATTGTTGAAAAGGCAGTCGTGTTAGATGGAGCATTGAAAGAGGCGTTAAGGTTAAAAAAAGAGGGGTCGTATGATTACGAACTAGATGTCAAAATTGCCTTCTATAATGATTCATTTGACGATCCTTTATGGGAAAAGGAAGATAGATTAAAAAATATATCAGATAAAACAAAGTACTCACACTTAAATGATGGAGAAAATCACAATGAGTATGAAACGATGCTTGATCATCCTTTTTATGGTGAATTTCATTGCGATTTGCTTCGTACATTGGTGACATCAAATCTCGACTGGGATGAGATTTTAAGCATATCACACGTTCATTGGGAGCTTATTCCTAGATATCAATATTGTGAGGAAATTGTCGCTTTCCCTAAAATGAATTCTCTACAAAAAAAGGCTCTACCCATTATGTATGATTTACATACTTATAATTTTTATCTGCCATCTGTTGTGGAAGATGCAATTCGTGAGAGTAACTATCCTTTAGATCTAAGAAAGTTTGATCGCATTGCTCATAACTTATCGTTTGAGTATCGCTTGGACGCACGGCACATAGAGCCATTGATAGATGAAGAACTGAATGCTTATCATACACGTCAATACCTTCTAAACGTCAGAAGCGATAAACATACGATAAGTTCGGTATTGAATTTAGATGTTTTAAAATTAGTCCCTGCACCTATGAGCAATGCTTATTTGATTGATCCTCTTCGTGCAATGGCTAATGGAACAATTCAAGCCTCTTTTTTGGCTTTAGAGGTTGGTTGGGCGATAAATCTTGGCGGAGGCTTCCATCATGCGCATAAAAACAAAGGCGGCGGTTTTTGTTTTTTCAATGACTACGCGCTTGGAACACTACAATTAAGAAAGGCTAACCCATCATTGAAAATTCTTTACATTGACCTTGACGCTCATTTAGGCGATGGCGTTATCGAATTTGCAACACACATGGATAATTTTTATATCTTTGATATGTATAACACGTTTCAAGCAGACTTACGAACGACAAAAAAGAGTAAAGATGGACGTTTTACTTTGATAGGAATTCCATTGTTTACTTCAGATAAAGAGTATCTCACCCTATTGAAACACTCTGTTGCGCCACTCATAGATAACATAGCACCCGACTTCATTTTTTACAATGGCGGCAGCGATATACTCAAAGGCGACCCTCTTGGTAAATTGGCAGTCTCAGCAGAAGGGCTAAAGCAACGAGACATCATGATCTTCACTGAAGCTAAAAAACGTCATATACCGATCATGATGTGTTTGAGTGGTGGCTATGGTGTAGAAAATTATAAGGCTGTTAGTGAAAGCCTTGAAGCCGTTATTGAGCTTATGGTGGATTCTTAA
- a CDS encoding ankyrin repeat domain-containing protein has product MIRSPLKKLRNALINYSDAKIIEAVKNDRVIMVRLLLMVGVNPNAKDSSNITLLMLACAKSHLKIIKLLLYYKASIYEKDHDGWTASKWAYFKNDRDVIILLKQYAKLQPFYSVGEPKINVFEDFLLVVNDQKSL; this is encoded by the coding sequence ATGATACGCAGTCCATTAAAAAAATTACGTAACGCTTTAATCAATTATAGTGATGCAAAGATCATTGAAGCAGTCAAAAATGATCGTGTCATTATGGTGAGGTTATTGCTGATGGTTGGAGTAAATCCAAATGCAAAAGACTCTTCAAATATAACGCTTTTGATGCTGGCGTGTGCCAAGTCTCATCTTAAAATCATCAAACTATTATTGTACTATAAAGCATCTATCTATGAAAAAGATCACGATGGTTGGACGGCTTCAAAATGGGCTTATTTTAAAAACGATCGCGATGTCATTATTCTCTTAAAACAGTATGCAAAGTTACAACCTTTTTACAGTGTTGGGGAGCCTAAAATAAATGTGTTTGAGGACTTTCTTTTAGTCGTGAATGATCAAAAATCATTATGA
- a CDS encoding chromosomal replication initiator protein DnaA, which translates to MSSETSATVLNKMYTFDNYVVGNFNHVSYTIAKLVADKPGVMYSPVFIYGPIGVGKTYLIHAIGNYAQSKGKIVIYATIEQFMNDFTYNLRNQSMDRFREKYRSCDVLLIDDIQDLANKIQTQEEFFHTFNELYAAGKQIVLTSDKPPKMINGLEDRLKSRFIGGFISDIGIPELEDKIAMIKKKCDIFEFSLGDDIINDIAVNIGDDIREIESFAINLNVLKNLIHQKNMIDIIQKILKNFLNMPIE; encoded by the coding sequence ATGTCAAGTGAAACTAGCGCTACAGTGCTAAATAAGATGTATACATTTGATAATTATGTGGTTGGGAATTTTAATCACGTATCCTACACCATAGCTAAACTAGTAGCAGACAAACCAGGTGTTATGTATAGTCCAGTTTTCATCTATGGTCCAATAGGCGTTGGCAAAACCTATCTTATTCATGCTATTGGTAATTATGCTCAAAGTAAAGGCAAAATCGTTATTTATGCGACGATTGAGCAGTTTATGAATGACTTTACCTATAATCTTCGCAACCAATCAATGGATCGTTTCCGTGAAAAATACCGTAGTTGCGATGTTTTACTTATCGATGACATACAAGATTTGGCCAATAAAATTCAAACACAAGAAGAATTTTTTCATACCTTTAATGAACTTTACGCTGCAGGTAAACAGATTGTATTAACCTCAGATAAACCACCAAAGATGATTAATGGTCTTGAAGATCGTTTAAAAAGTCGTTTTATAGGTGGATTTATATCTGATATTGGGATACCAGAACTTGAAGATAAAATAGCTATGATTAAAAAGAAATGTGATATTTTTGAATTCTCTTTGGGTGATGATATTATCAATGATATTGCAGTAAACATTGGTGATGATATCCGTGAAATTGAGAGTTTTGCTATTAATTTAAATGTTTTGAAAAACTTGATACATCAAAAAAACATGATTGATATTATTCAAAAAATTTTAAAAAATTTTTTGAATATGCCAATTGAATAA
- a CDS encoding WD40 repeat domain-containing protein produces the protein MNNELTTTNNDHQLVLARSRVLLKITKKILVNIQKSNPSIKYPITLIHSDNVVESVAISSDGKYMISGSRDATIKLWDLPSGKEIQIFKGHKDCINSIAISHDSNRIVSASDDKTIKVWNDPTTLDTLETVNTVDNDHMKHQEEKVIPWQINYTQTSSNKRQSIKL, from the coding sequence ATGAACAATGAATTAACAACCACTAACAACGATCATCAACTCGTATTGGCAAGATCCAGAGTCTTATTAAAGATAACGAAAAAAATACTTGTCAATATACAAAAAAGTAACCCAAGTATAAAATACCCAATAACATTAATACATAGTGATAATGTTGTTGAATCTGTTGCAATTTCTTCTGATGGAAAGTATATGATTTCTGGAAGTAGAGATGCGACTATTAAGCTTTGGGATTTACCTAGTGGAAAAGAGATTCAGATATTTAAAGGGCATAAAGATTGTATCAATTCTATTGCTATTTCTCATGACAGCAATAGAATTGTATCTGCAAGTGACGACAAAACAATTAAAGTATGGAATGACCCCACAACACTAGACACTCTTGAAACTGTTAATACGGTCGATAATGACCACATGAAACATCAAGAGGAGAAAGTAATTCCATGGCAAATAAACTATACACAGACGAGTTCAAACAAGAGGCAGTCAATCAAATTGTAA